A part of Halobaculum sp. MBLA0143 genomic DNA contains:
- a CDS encoding phosphoribosylaminoimidazolesuccinocarboxamide synthase has translation MTSVKEFRVAEAATETAVGRGRFRFTDAYSVFDWGQMPDAIPQKGAALCLTGATTFELLESAGVPTHYRGVGDADGPIHSLADATEPPREMAISLVRVPELPHRGADGYDYEAFHATAGDNYLVPLEIVFRNAVPVGSSLRRRRDPRAVGLDRETWPDEPVELPEPVVEFSTKFEERDRYLDRETADEIAGRASVDRLAELARTVNDVVTERAAAAGLTHQDGKIECYWVDGEVGVADVAGTFDENRFGYEGRQVSKEVIRQYYKREHPAWVGAVSEAKERADEAEVADWRPLCEREPPALPGKVVETAANLYTAGANAYAAGDPEGSEWFEAPSLAEAVAAVEEL, from the coding sequence GTGACGAGCGTCAAGGAGTTCCGGGTGGCGGAGGCGGCGACGGAGACGGCGGTCGGTCGTGGGCGCTTCCGGTTCACCGACGCCTACTCCGTGTTCGACTGGGGACAGATGCCGGACGCGATCCCGCAGAAGGGCGCGGCGCTGTGTCTGACGGGTGCGACGACGTTCGAGCTACTGGAGTCGGCCGGCGTCCCCACCCACTACCGCGGGGTGGGGGACGCAGACGGGCCGATCCACTCGCTGGCGGACGCGACGGAGCCGCCACGGGAGATGGCGATCAGCCTCGTCCGTGTGCCGGAGCTGCCGCACCGCGGCGCCGACGGCTACGACTACGAGGCGTTCCACGCCACCGCGGGCGACAACTACCTCGTCCCGTTGGAGATCGTGTTCCGCAACGCCGTCCCGGTGGGCTCCAGTCTCCGCCGCCGGCGCGACCCGCGGGCGGTCGGGCTGGACCGAGAGACCTGGCCCGACGAGCCGGTCGAACTGCCGGAGCCGGTCGTGGAGTTCTCCACGAAGTTCGAGGAACGCGACCGTTACCTCGACCGCGAGACCGCAGACGAGATCGCCGGCCGGGCGAGCGTCGACCGGCTGGCCGAGCTCGCCCGGACGGTGAACGACGTGGTGACGGAGCGGGCCGCCGCCGCCGGCCTCACCCACCAAGACGGGAAGATCGAGTGTTACTGGGTCGACGGCGAGGTCGGCGTCGCCGACGTGGCCGGCACGTTCGACGAGAACCGGTTCGGCTACGAGGGCCGTCAGGTGTCGAAGGAGGTGATCCGGCAGTACTACAAGCGAGAGCACCCGGCGTGGGTGGGGGCCGTCTCGGAGGCGAAGGAACGCGCCGACGAGGCGGAAGTCGCCGACTGGCGGCCGTTGTGTGAGCGGGAGCCGCCGGCGCTGCCCGGGAAGGTCGTCGAGACGGCCGCGAACCTGTACACCGCCGGCGCGAACGCCTACGCCGCCGGCGACCCCGAGGGTAGCGAGTGGTTCGAGGCGCCGTCGCTGGCCGAAGCGGTGGCGGCCGTGGAAGAGTTGTAG
- a CDS encoding M20/M25/M40 family metallo-hydrolase, translated as MTATTRREFVESFLRFDSVTGREGEVQEWFRERLADRGLETYTWHADPELLADHDSFPDDPGEIDADGRPNVAGVASFGDPEAGPTVVTNGHSDVVPVERESWSTEPFEPTWDEDDEWLTARGAADMKSGLSACLFAVDRLREADASLDGRVVVESVVDEEAGGSGAATAALSNPYPFERDAAIVAEPTELRPVTATAGSLMARLRLQGRSAHAATRWRGESVLPRFETIRTAFRELEAERAETVTHPLYERFDTPWPVVAGTVEAGSWASSVPASLTAEFRIGVAPGESVGEVEAQFRKRLATAAETDDWLREHPPTFERFSVQFEPAETAPDATVVRALRAAAEEAGARTTPVGATYGADSRHYVAAGIPTVLFGPGSIESAHFPDERVRWADVETATDVYTATLRRLLSRDSVTAIA; from the coding sequence GTGACAGCCACCACACGCCGCGAGTTCGTCGAGTCGTTCCTCCGGTTCGACTCCGTGACGGGCCGAGAAGGGGAAGTACAGGAGTGGTTCCGCGAGCGACTGGCAGACCGCGGGCTGGAGACGTACACCTGGCACGCCGACCCGGAGCTGCTGGCGGATCACGACTCGTTCCCGGACGATCCGGGCGAGATCGACGCGGACGGCCGGCCGAACGTCGCCGGTGTCGCGTCGTTCGGCGACCCCGAGGCGGGGCCGACGGTCGTGACGAACGGCCACAGCGACGTGGTGCCGGTCGAACGGGAGTCGTGGTCAACGGAGCCGTTCGAGCCGACCTGGGACGAGGACGACGAGTGGCTCACTGCACGCGGCGCGGCGGACATGAAGTCGGGGCTGTCGGCGTGTCTGTTCGCGGTCGACCGGCTCCGCGAGGCGGACGCGTCGTTGGACGGCCGGGTGGTCGTCGAGTCCGTCGTCGACGAGGAGGCGGGCGGCAGCGGGGCGGCGACGGCGGCGCTGTCGAACCCGTACCCGTTCGAACGGGACGCGGCGATCGTGGCGGAGCCGACGGAGCTACGGCCGGTGACGGCGACCGCGGGGTCGTTGATGGCGCGGCTCCGGCTCCAGGGCCGGTCGGCACACGCCGCGACACGGTGGCGCGGGGAGTCCGTGCTGCCGCGGTTCGAGACGATCCGGACGGCGTTCCGGGAACTGGAGGCCGAACGGGCCGAGACGGTGACACACCCGCTGTACGAGCGGTTCGACACGCCGTGGCCGGTGGTCGCCGGCACGGTCGAGGCGGGATCGTGGGCCTCCAGTGTCCCGGCGTCGCTGACGGCGGAGTTCCGGATCGGCGTCGCGCCCGGCGAGTCCGTCGGCGAGGTGGAAGCGCAGTTCCGCAAGCGGCTGGCGACGGCGGCGGAGACGGACGACTGGCTGCGCGAACACCCGCCGACGTTCGAGCGGTTCTCGGTCCAGTTCGAGCCGGCGGAGACGGCCCCCGACGCGACGGTCGTCCGAGCGTTGCGGGCAGCGGCGGAGGAGGCCGGCGCACGGACGACGCCGGTCGGGGCGACGTACGGCGCCGACTCCAGACACTACGTCGCCGCCGGGATTCCGACGGTCCTGTTCGGCCCGGGGAGCATCGAGTCGGCGCACTTCCCCGACGAGCGAGTCCGGTGGGCGGACGTCGAGACCGCGACGGACGTGTACACGGCGACACTCCGACGGCTGCTGTCGCGTGATTCCGTGACAGCCATTGCCTAA
- a CDS encoding geranylgeranylglyceryl/heptaprenylglyceryl phosphate synthase, with product MSLRSSYAAVDAVRVVAQELFGDATNPVPNWTHVTKVDPEPDKRLPTLFPAYLAATDAVSVGGSSGVTAAHTEATFAALSTAPVPAFHEPSAAAHVTPATREAATFLTLPEVLNGDSESLVGRLGAGVESLHDDQVPAAVAHALPSTLADRSLQSRVGDRLVDVLTSWLVRTAVSEAYIVQNPDSAAAREAGVTADDVLEPAEARRRALAAEHRLDSEIVYLEYSGTYGGEAATETLERLDEATQWARVWYGGGVRSRAAAEAVLSAGADTVVVGDVFHDVADEEATLAAAYREAVGDPDPETVASWVAGRADDTTAAAYLSTVPSVDAPTERARELLTATLVCRLWLTDDGPPAPWTVPAFADQFADGAETFARRLGRAVREPSDDYERALAASLATVE from the coding sequence GTGTCGCTCCGTTCGTCGTACGCCGCCGTCGACGCGGTCCGTGTGGTCGCCCAGGAACTGTTCGGTGACGCGACGAACCCGGTGCCGAACTGGACGCACGTCACGAAGGTGGACCCGGAGCCGGACAAGCGGCTGCCGACGTTGTTTCCGGCGTACCTCGCGGCGACGGACGCCGTCTCCGTCGGCGGTTCCAGCGGCGTGACGGCCGCACACACGGAGGCGACGTTCGCGGCGCTGTCGACCGCGCCGGTGCCGGCCTTCCACGAGCCGAGCGCGGCCGCTCACGTCACGCCCGCCACCCGAGAGGCGGCGACGTTCCTGACGCTGCCGGAGGTGTTGAACGGGGACAGCGAGTCGTTGGTCGGCAGACTCGGCGCCGGGGTCGAGTCGCTCCACGACGACCAGGTGCCAGCGGCGGTGGCCCACGCCCTCCCGAGCACGCTGGCCGACCGGTCGTTGCAGAGTCGTGTCGGCGACCGTCTCGTGGACGTGCTCACCTCGTGGCTCGTCCGGACGGCAGTTTCGGAGGCGTACATCGTCCAGAACCCGGACAGCGCCGCCGCCCGCGAGGCTGGCGTCACCGCCGACGACGTGTTGGAGCCGGCGGAGGCCAGACGCCGGGCGCTGGCGGCCGAGCACAGACTCGACAGCGAGATCGTCTACCTGGAGTACTCCGGGACGTACGGCGGCGAGGCGGCGACGGAGACGTTGGAGCGGTTAGACGAGGCGACCCAGTGGGCGCGGGTGTGGTACGGCGGCGGTGTACGGTCGCGGGCGGCCGCGGAGGCGGTGCTGTCGGCCGGCGCCGACACGGTCGTCGTCGGCGACGTGTTCCACGACGTGGCCGACGAGGAAGCGACGCTGGCGGCGGCGTACCGCGAGGCGGTCGGCGACCCGGACCCGGAGACTGTGGCGTCGTGGGTCGCCGGCCGGGCCGACGACACGACGGCGGCGGCGTACCTCTCGACGGTGCCGAGCGTCGACGCGCCGACGGAGCGGGCCCGAGAGCTCCTGACGGCCACGCTCGTCTGTCGGCTCTGGCTGACCGACGACGGCCCGCCGGCGCCGTGGACCGTGCCGGCGTTCGCCGATCAGTTCGCCGACGGCGCAGAGACGTTCGCCAGACGGCTGGGCCGGGCGGTCCGGGAGCCGTCCGACGACTACGAACGGGCGCTGGCGGCGTCGTTGGCGACCGTCGAGTGA
- a CDS encoding cupin domain-containing protein: MEHISIDEVEQAATATDVDQRVLAGALGTTDVAVNHYRLQPDDRLSGDLHAHQDQEEVFVVIEGEVTFHTAQAEDDQVTVADGEVVRFGPGEFQTGGNHGEEEAEVIALGAPRDSEDVRVPRICPACDTESVRVVPTEDGTFGFVCPECGEEGDDVDTLENGMIGIGP; encoded by the coding sequence ATGGAGCACATCTCCATCGACGAGGTCGAGCAGGCAGCGACGGCGACGGACGTCGACCAACGCGTGCTGGCGGGAGCGCTGGGGACGACAGACGTGGCGGTGAACCACTACCGGCTGCAGCCGGACGACCGCCTCTCGGGTGACCTCCACGCCCACCAGGATCAGGAGGAGGTGTTCGTCGTGATCGAGGGTGAAGTGACCTTCCACACGGCACAGGCCGAAGACGACCAGGTGACGGTCGCGGACGGCGAGGTCGTCCGGTTCGGCCCGGGTGAGTTCCAGACCGGCGGCAACCACGGCGAGGAGGAGGCGGAGGTGATCGCGCTGGGTGCCCCGCGCGACAGCGAGGACGTGCGTGTGCCACGGATCTGTCCGGCGTGTGACACGGAGTCCGTCCGCGTCGTCCCGACGGAGGACGGCACGTTCGGGTTCGTCTGTCCGGAGTGTGGCGAGGAGGGGGACGACGTGGACACGCTGGAGAACGGCATGATCGGTATCGGACCGTGA